TTCGAGCTCCATGATGTGGAGCGCGCCCGCCGCGTCGCCGACCATGTCGACGCGCGCATAGACTGGCGCGGCGGGCGCGGCCGCCAGTGCCGCCGCCGCAAGAGCCTGCGCCCCATCATTCGCCTCCCACGGCTCCTCGCGCCCGCCGAACTGTTCCTGCACGCGGAAATCGCCCGATGCGGGGCGCTTGACGATTGCGTGGCTGAACTTGCCAGCGAAGAAGAAGAGCGAAAATTCGCCGTGGGTCAGGATGCCCGGCATCAACGGCTGGACGAGGCGGCGCCGGCCGGCGGCATCGCCGGGGATCGGCGCGCCGGGCGCGATGCGGTGCGTCCCGTCCGCCCCGCCCGAAATCGCGGGCTTGATCACGATGTCGTCGGTCCCGAGTTCCGCCATCGCCTTGGCAAGGCTCGCATCGTCCAGCGCCGCGACCTCGACCGTCGGCACGACCGCGACGCCTTTCGCGGCGAGTTCGGAAAGATAAGCCTTGTCGCTGTTCCAGCGCAGCACCGGCACCGGATTGACCACGGGCAACCCTTCGCCTTCCAGCCGGTCGAGCAGCGCATACCAGCCCGCGACGTCGCGCTGATAGCCCCAGGCGAAGAGCGGCAGCACCAGATCATGGCCTGCGAGGTCGCCGGGATCGGTCCACACGCGCGGCTCGACGACCAGCCCGGCGGCAGTCAGCGCCGCCGCCTTGCGCGCAAAGGCAGGCTGCCATTTCTCGTCATAATCGGGCGCCGGGGTCAGGATCGCGACGCGCGGCTGAAACGGCATTGAGGGAGCTTTCCTGAAGCCCCTCCCCTTCAGGGAAGGGTGGGTCTCTTATCGCGCCAGCAATCCGCGTGCCTGCCCGGCGATATGCGACAGCATCGCGCCGTTCGGGTTCGGGATCATTCGCGCGCGGTCGACGGTGCTGCGGAACTGTTCGACGCGCGGTGCATGGTCGGCGAGCCATTTGGTCACCGCGGCGTCGAGGTCGCCCTTCGGCAGCCCGCCAAGGAATGTCAGCCGCATCTGCTGGAAATCGCGCGCGAGGCTGTTGACGAGCAGCCGTTCCCACGGATCGGCGGGGCTCATATGCGCCGCCAGCGTTTGCGCCCAGTCGAGCCCCAATGCCTCGCCCAAATGGGTGAAGGCGCGTGTCACCGCGACCTCGTCGTCGCCGCGCCGCTCGGCAAGGTCGACGATGCCGATCGCGCCGTCGGTCTTGAACAGGCGGACGACCGCGGCGGTCAGCGTTTCGGGCGCGCCGGCATCGAGCAATTGCTGCGCGAGCATGTCCCACTGGCGCTTGACCGAGGGGCTGAGCAGCGCATCGACGCCCGCGGTCAGGCGGTCGACGCCCGGTTCGAGCCGCGCCACGACCGGCCCGGCCTGCGACAGCGTCTGGGTGACGCGCAGCAGGTCCGCCATCTGCGAAGCCATCGCCGACGCTGCCTGCGCGAAAAGCGACAGGCGAACGCCCTCGTCGATCTTCGCCTCGTCCAACGCGTCCCAGATCGCCGGCATTTCGAGCAGGCGTTCGACCGCGACGAACGCCGCGGCGATGTCGCCGAGCGCGCAGCCTTCCTCTTCGACCAGCTCGAACGGATGGACGATGCCCATGCGGTTGATGATGCGGTTCGCGATCTTGGTCGCGATGATCTCGCGGCGCAGCTGGTGGTCGGCGATCGCCTGCGCAAAGTCGCGCTGCATCTCGGCGGGGAAGGCCGCGGCGAGGTCGCTCGCCAGCGCCGGGTCGTCGGGCAGGTCGCTGTGCTCGATCGCGTCCTGCAGCGCGAGCTTCGCGGTCGAGAGCAGCACCGCGAGTTCGGGGCGCGTCAGTCCGCGCCCTTCGCCTGCGCGGCGCAGCAATTCGTCGTTCGCCGCCAGCCCCTCGACCTTGCGGTCGAGCCGGCCCGCACCCTCGAACGTTTCCATGATCCGCACCAGCGACGGCACCGCGGCCGATCCGCCCTTTTCGGCGATCGACAGCGCTAGCGCCTGCAGCCGGTTGTCCTCGAGCACAAGCTCCGCGACATCGTCGGTCATCCGCACGAGCAGCGCGTCGCGGTCGTCCTGCGACAGGCGCCCTTCGGCCATCTCGCGATTGAGCGCGATCTTGATATTGACCTCATTATCCGAACAGTCGACGCCCGCGCTATTGTCGATGAAGTCGGTGTTGATCCGTCCGCCCTTGGCCGAAAAGGCGATGCGCGCCGCCTGCGTGACGCCCAGGTTCGCGCCTTCGCCCACCGCCTTGACGCGCAGATCCTCTGCATCCACGCGCAGCGCGTCGTTCGCGGGGTCGCCGACCTCGGCATTATTCTGCCCCGCCGCCTTCACATAGGTGCCGATGCCGCCGAACCACAGCAGGTCGACCGGCGCCTTCAAAATCGCCGAGATCAGCGAGCTTGGATCGATTTCGGAGACCGAGAGGCCGAGCAACGCCTGTACTTCGGGGGAAAGCGGAATGCTCTTCTGGCTGCGCGGGAAAACGCCGCCGCCCTTCGAGATCAGCTTCTTGTCATAATCCTCCCAGCTCGAACGCGGCAGGTTGAACATCCGCTCGCGTTCCTTCCAGCTCTTCGTCGGATCGGGATCGGGGTCGAGGAAGATGTGGCGGTGATCGAACGCGGCGGTCAGCTGGATCGCCTTCGACAGCAGCATGCCGTTGCCGAACACGTCGCCCGACATGTCGCCGCAACCGACGACGCGGATCGTATCGGTCTGCACATCGACGCCCATTTCGGCGAAGTGGCGCTGGACCGACAGCCATGCGCCCTTGGCGGTGATGCCCATCGCCTTGTGGTCATAGCCTTTCGACCCGCCGCTCGCGAACGCGTCGCCGAGCCAGAAGTCGCGCTCCATCGCCAGCGCGTTGGCGACGTCGGAGAAGGTCGCAGTGCCCTTGTCAGCGGCGACGACGAAATAGGGATCGTCGCCGTCGAGAATCGCCACGCCCTTCGGGTGCACGACCTTGCCGCCGACGAGATTGTCGGTGATCGACAGCAGCGATCGGATGAAGATGCGATAGCATTCGGTGCCTTCGGCGAACCAGGCATCGCGGTCGAGCGCCGCGTCGGGCAGCGCCTTGGGATAGAAGCCGCCCTTCGCGCCGGTCGGCACGATCACCGCATTCTTCACGCGCTGCGCTTTCATCAGCCCGAGGATTTCGGTGCGGAAGTCGTCGCGGCGGTCGGACCAGCGCAGCCCGCCGCGCGCGACCGGGCCGGCGCGCAGGTGGATGCCCTCGACGCGCGGCGAATAGATCCACACTTCGCGCCACGGCAGCGGCTTGGGAAGGCCGGGGATCAGGCTCGAATCGATCTTGAACGCCAGCGCCTCTTCGGCCGCGGGCGCGAAGGCGTTGGTGCGCAGGGTCGCGCTGACCACGGCATGGAACAGGCGCAGGATGCGGTCCTCGTCGATCGATTTGATGTCGGCGAAATCGGCGAGGATCTCGGCTTCGAGCGCTTCGGCGCGCTTCGCATCGCGCGCCTTGGGGTCGTGGAGCGCGCGGAAGCGCTCGATCAGCGCGGAGGTCAGCGCGGGCGCGTGACGCAGCGCGCTGACCACCGTGTCCATGCCATAGGCCGAACCGCCCTGACGCAGGTAACGGAACCAGGCGCGCAGCCAGACGATCGCGCCCGGGTCGGTCTGGTTGGTGAGCACCAGTTCGTTGAACGCGTCATTTTCGGCGCGGCCGTCCAGCACCGCGGCGATCGCGCCTTCGAGCACCTCGGCGTAGGGAAGCAGCGCGAGTTCGTCGACATTGGCGGGCAGGCGCAGCGTGAAGTCGTGGATCACGATCGGCGGTTCGTCATCGCCCTCGGTGCCCGGCGCGCGCGTCTGGCCGAGCGTCGTGGGGATTTCCTCGAGCACCTGGAAACCGAAATGTTCGAGCGCGGGGACGACGTCGGAGAGGGCGAGCGGACCCGCCGCGCTATAGACCTTGAGCCGCAGCCGGTCGTCGCCGTCGAGGGTCTTGCGCGCCAGACGCACGCTGCGCGGATTGTCCGCGTCGAGATCGCGCAGGCGCAATATGTCGCGCGCCGCTTCTTCGGGGTTATAGAGGTTTCGGTAATTGGGCGGAAAGGTCGCCGCAAAACGCGACGCCAGCGCCGCGGCGCGGCCCGGGTCGCCGCGCTTCGCCAGCGCCGCCTCGACCTCGGGCTGCCAGCCGCGCACCATCTGTTCGAGCTGCGCGTTGAGCGCTTCGGTGTCGGGAACGACACCGCCGCTGCGCAGGTCGAGCGTGTAGCGCAGCAGCGCCGCGCCGCCATCCTCGAGCACCATCGTCCAGCCGATGACGCCGGCTTTCGCTTCGCGCACCAGCATCGCCTCGACCGCGATGCGGCGTCCGGTCGATACCTCGTCGCGCGGCAGCCAGACGAAGGCGAACAGATGCCGGCCGAGCGCGCTGCGCACCATCACCAGCTTCGGCCGGGGCCGGTCGGTGATCGACATCGAGGTCAGCACCAGTTCCTCGAGCGAGGCGCTGTCGAACGCGATCAGCAAGTCATGCGGCAACGCGGTGAGCGCATGGGCGAGCGCCTTGCCCGCATGGCCCGAGGGATCGAAGCCGAATTTTGCCATCAGCGCATTGAGCTGCGCGCGCAGCACCGGGACCTTCGCCGGCGGGGTCGACAGGGCCTGGCTGGTCCACAGGCCGGCGTGGATCGACAGCCGTTCGACTTTCTTGCCCTTCAGTTCGGGAACGACAACCAGATCGAGCAATACGCGGCGGTGGACCGCCGATAAACGGTTCGACTTGATCAGCAGCGGCGTGTGCCCTCCCTTGTCGAACCAGGCGAAGGCGGCATCGAGCGCGGCGGGCGACAGGAGCTGGCCGTCGCTGCTGTCGCTGATGCCGAGCGGATCCTGAACCTTGCCATCGCGCGTGCGCCATTCGTGGCCGAGCTGGGTCATCGACCCGCCTTCGAACCAGCGCAGCAGCTCGGCGCCTTCGCCCTCGACGCGCATCGCGGCGTCGGCGAGCATCGCCGCGCGCATCGCGCGCCAGTCGCGCACCGCGGCGCGCACGTCGCGCAGCGCCGCTTCGAGCCCGTCGAGCAGGCGCCGGCGCGCGCGCGCATCGCCGCGTTCGAGCTCCATATAGATGACCGACTCGCGCGCGGGGCCTTCGCCCGCTTCCTGCAAATGGCCCTTCGCATCGCGCTTCACCGCGACGACGGGGTGGAGGATGCGGTGAACGACGAGCCCCTGCGCCGCGACCGCCTGCGACGTCGAATCGACGAGGAAGGGCATGTCGTCGTTGATGATGGCGAGCCGCATCCGGCGATCGGTGCCGTCGGCGGCGATCGGTTCGAGCAGGAGCGACGGGGTTTCGGCGGCGCGGTCGAGCGCGGCGCGCGCGGCGAACTGGCTCGCGTCGCTGAGCGCGGCCTTGTCCATATCGTCGCCTTCGCCGGGCAGCGCGCTGCCGGCGAGCGCGGCCAGATAGGCGGCGGCGACTTTCGGCGGGATTTTGACGGTGGAGGGGGTCGGCGTGTCCGTTTCCGGCGTGTCGGACAGTTTCTGAGACATAAAATGCAGCATCCCGAACCAAAAGAGGGGGATCCCAGCCGACGATCGGCGGGGGTCCGTTCGCTGCCGCCTCCTATGCGCCTCAGCGCGCCGTGGCTCAAGGCCTCGTTCGGGGTCCCGCGTAAAAATATTTCAATTTTGGGGTTGTCTGTTGCGTGAACGCTCTCAGCCGTTCCGCGGTCAGGTGCCGGGGGTGATGGCGATCGCCCTTTTCGCCAGCTTGGCGACGAGCGCCGGATCGTCGGCCGCCTTGGCGACGATGCCGATATGGCCGCCGGGCATCGCGCGCGCGATCAGCACGACGAATTCGGCGTCGCCCGCATCATGTTCGAGGATCAGCGCGGGCTGCGCGCGGCGAAGCGCTTCGAGCTTCTCATCCGGCCGCTCACGGCTGTCGGCCGGCTTGCGGCGTGCGCGCGCGTCCTTGACGAGACCCTTGAGCCCGCCCGGATAGCGATCGAGATAGGCGGCAAGTTCGCCGCGGCCGACCGCCTCGTCCTTGGCGTGACCGAGCACGCAGGCATATTCGGCGAGCCGCGTCTTGTCATAGGCCGCACCGAAAACCAGCTTCACGATCGGCGTCATCGGTGCGCGGTCCTGCACCGCCAGCCCGGCGTCGTCGAGCAACGCGGCGAAGGCGTCGGGCTGCTCCTCGGCCGCCAGCGCGAAATCCCACGCCTTGCCGACCGCCTGATAGAGCGCGCCGCGACTCCGGCTGTCGGCGGCGACTGCGCGCTCGGCGGTTTCGCGCGCCAGCGCCAGCCAGTCGGCGAGTTCGGCATCCGTGCCGGGATCGGCCGGCACATCGCTGTCGGCGGGACTATCGGCGAACAGGTCGCCGTCGCCCTGCAGCGCGGCAAAGCCGGGGGCGGCGTCGGCCGCGACCTCGTCGCCCAGATGGCCCGAGTCGGGGCCGTCGGCCCACACCGGCACCGGCGCGGTCAGCGGCGCGGCGCTACGCAGCGCCTGTTCGACCGACAATTGCAGTTCCTCGGCCTGATCGGCGGGCGCGGCTTCCTTCCAGTTGATCACGCCCATGATGAAATCGATCGTGTCGTCGTCGGACGAGAAGGGCAGCAGGATGCCGCGGTACATGATCGTCGCGCCGCGCTCGCTTTCGAACTCGGCCTCGAAGCCGATCGGGGCGCGGTTGGCGATGATCTGCAGATAATGGTCGGTCAGCCGCGAGAGCAGCGAACGCCCTGGAATCTGGCTGATATAATGGACATCCTCATCGATCTGCGACTCGGTGCGCAGCGTCTCGCCGATATAGGCCAGGCCCGGATTTTCGACGCCCGCCGTGAAATCGAGCAGAACCGAATTGGGTCCGAAATCGGCGCTTTCGAGATCGAGGTCCTCGACCGACGGATAAGCGCGATCGGCGAGCAGCGACGCCCAGTAATTATAGGCCCGGACCTGCATCCGCCGTTCATCGACGCCGACCGACGCGGGCGCATCGATCGCCCCATCCTCCTGGTCGTGGCTGCCCGAAAGCAGTCCGCGCATGCTGTCCATCATTCATCCCCAGCCATAAGCATTGGTAAATGCTATGCACCAGGACTAGTAAAAGCGGCGTAAACGATGGTGGGGCGCGACCCGCGGGCCGCGCGGCCTTAACTCGACCAGCCCCCCGCAAGCGCGCGGAACAGCGCGACCTGGCGCCGCGAGATCTGCCCGTCCTGCGCCGCGAGCACCGCTTCGGTCTCGGCAAAGGTGCGCTCGGCGTCGAGCCATTCGAGCGAATCCGACGCGCCTTCCTGCCGCTTCGCGCGCACGATTCGCGCCGCGCGCTCGGCCTGGTCGCGCGCCGCGCGCAGCGCCTGCCGCTGTTCGAGCGAACGGGCATAGGAGGAGAGCGCCGTCTCGGTTTCCTCGAGCGCGCGCAGCACCGTGCCGTCGAACTCGGCGAGCGATGCCTGCGTATCGGCTTCGGCCGCCGCGATCCGCGCCCGCGCGGGCTCCTGGTTCGGGAACGCCCAGTTGAGCAAGGGGCCGAGCAGCCAGCGCAGCGGCCCGCCGCCGAACACGTCGCCAAAGCCCGTGCCGGTCGAACCGGCCGAACCGCCCAGGGTGATTCGCGGATAAAGGTCCGCGGTCGCGACGCCGATGCGCGCGGTATCGGCGGCAAGGCGGCGCTCGGCGGCGCGAATGTCGGGACGGCGCTTCAATAGCGCCGCCCCATCACCGACCGGGATGGGATCGGTGATTTCGAGGCTGATATTGCGGTCGGCCGCGATGGCCGGCAGCGCGGCAGGAGCACGACCGGTCAGAGTCGCGAGGCGGAAAAGCGCCGCCTGCCGTTCAGCTTCGATGGAGGGGATGTCGGCTGCCCGCTGGTCGCGCAGCGTCGTGATGCGCGCGAGGTCGAGCCCGGTCGTCATGCCGACCTCCTTGCGGCGCTCGGTCAGCTTCACCTGCTGGTCGAGCAGTCCGACGATGCGTCGCGCGACGTCGAGCCGCGCCGCGCCCGATGCGGCGTCTGCATAGGCTTGCGTCGTGTCGGCGGCGACGATCACGCGCACCGCGTCGGCATTGGCTTCGGCGGCTTCGGTATCGTCGCGCGCGGCCTCGATCGAGCGGCTGACGCGGCCGAACAGGTCGACCTCGTACGAAATATTGGCGCCGACATCGACGGTCCAATCCTCGCGATCGGCGCCGGGGAGGCGCTGGCCTTCGGGATTGCGGCCGTAATTGGCACCGGCGCCGATCTCGCCTTGCGGCAAACGATCCGACCGCGCACCGCGCAGCGCCGCGCGCGCCCTGGCGATATTCGCCACCGCGACTCGCACGTCGGTGTTGTTGGCAAGCGCGTCGGCGACGAGGCCGTCGAGGACGGGATCGTCATAGAGGCGCCACCAGTCGGCTGCGACCGGGGCGAGCGACACCGCGGGACCGTTCGCCGAAACAAACGGGCCGGCAGCGGCAGGCGCCGAAGCCGATTGCGGCGCCTTGTAGTCGGGGCCGACGGCGCAGGCGGCAAGCGCGAGCGCCGATGCGGCGGTGAGGATATTGCGGAGCATCATGGTCTTTCTCCTTATTCCGCCGGCACGGGCAGCGCCGCGCCATGGTCGCCCGCGCCGCGCTTGCGGCGCGCGGCGAACCAGTCGCCGAGCGCGCGGCAGACGACGTAGAAGGTCGGCGTGAAGATGAGGCCGAACGCCGTCACCCCGAGCATCCCGAAGAACACCGCGGTACCGAGCGCCTGGCGCAGCTCCGCTCCCGCGCCGGTCGCGATGAGCAAAGGCACCGCGCCGAGGATGAAGGCAAAGCTCGTCATCAGGATCGGGCGCAGGCGGTCGCGCGCGGCGCGCACCGCGGCGTCGATCGGCGACAGCCCATCCTGTTCCTCGGCCTGCTTGGCGAATTCGACGATCAGGATCGCATTCTTCGCCGCGAGCGCGATGAGCACGACCAGCCCGATCTGCGTCAGGACATTATTGTCCATACCGCGCAGGTTCACGCCGATCATCGCCGCGAGCAGGCACATCGGCACGATCAGGATGATCGCCAGTGGCAGCACGAGGCTCTCATACTGCGCCGCGAGGACGAGGAAGACGAACAGCACCGCGAGCGCGAAGACGATTCCCGCGGTGTTCGCTGCCGCCTTTTGCTGGAAGGCGATGCCCGTCCATTCGGTGCCGTAGCCCGCGGGCAGCGATTCGCTCGCCAGCTTTTCCATCGTCGTCAGCGCCGCGCCCGAAGATGCGCCCGGCGCCGTGTCGCCGTCGATCTCGACCGCGGGGAAAAGATTGTATCGCGTCACGCGATACGGCCCCGTGCGGTCCTCGAAATTCGCGACCGAGCCGATCGGCACCATCGCGCCCGAATCGGACCGGGTCCGCAGGTTCGCGATGTCGGCGACGCTCTGGCGGAAGGGCGCGTCGGCCTGCGCGGTGACGCGATAGGTGCGACCGAGCAGGTTGAAGTCGTTGACGAACGCCGAGCCAAGATAGACCTGCAACGCTTCGAACACGCGTTCGGGCGGCACGCCGAGCGCATTCGCCTTCGCCCGGTCGATGTCCGCGAAAACGCGCGGGTTCGTGGGATCGAAGAAGGTGAAGACATTGGCGAGGCCGAAGGTCTGGTTCGCCTTGCCGATCAGATTGTTCGACTCGCTCGCCAGCGCCGCATAGCCGTGGCCGCCGCGATCCTGAACGACCATCCGGTAGCCGCCCGCCGACCCGATGCCCTGGATCAGCGGCGGCGGGATGATCACGATCTGCGCCTCGGTGATGTCGGCGGTGCGCTTGCGCGCCTCGTTGATGATGTCGTCGAGCTTGACGCCCAGCTTCTTGCGCTCCTCGAAGGATTTTAGCGGGAAGTAAGCGGCGGCCGAATTGGGCGCGAGCGTCTGCGACGGGCCGTCGAAGCCCGCGAGCATCACCGATCCGAGCACGCCGTCGACGGGCAGCACGCGCCGCGCGACCTTTTGCAGCACCGCGTCGGTGCGCTCGACCGAAGCGCCCGAGGGCAGCTTGGCGACGACAAGGAAATACCCCTGGTCCTGCGCTGGTATGAAGCCCGTCGGCGTCGCCCAGAACAGCCCCGCGGTGGCGGCGATCAGCCCCGCATAGCTGACCATCATCTTCTTCGGCGCGCGCACGAGCCGGCCGGTCAGCCGCGCATAACCATCACTCATCCGCTCGAACGCGCGGTTGAACGCGTCGCCCGCGCGGCGGAGCATCTGCATGCCCTTGCCTTCGTTCGCGGGCGCCGAATGGCCGCGCAGCAGGATCGCCGCGAGCGCGGGCGACAGGGTGAGCGAGAGGATCAGCGAGATGATCGTCGCGGTCGAGATCGTCACCGCGAACTGCTGGTAAAAGGCGCCCGACAGCCCGGTCAGGAACAGGGTCGGCACGAACACCGCGCAGAGCACGAGCACGATGGCGACGAGCGCCGCGGACACCTCGTCCATCGATGTGCGCGCGGCTTCGAGGGCGCTCATGCCCTTTTCAAGATTGCGTTCGACATTCTCGACGACGACGATCGCGTCGTCGACGACGATGCCGATCGCGAGCACCAGCCCGAACAGCGACAGATTGTTGAGGCTGTAGCCGACCGCCGCGAGCACCGCGAAGGTGCCGATCAGCGACACGGGGATCGCGAGCACGGGGATGATCGCCGCGCGCCATTTCTGCAAGAAAACGAGGATCACGATCACGACGAGCACGACCGCTTCGAGCAACGTGTCCATCACCGCGTCGATCGACTGGGCGATGAATTCGGTGGGGTTATAGATGACGCGATATTCGAGGCCCTTGGGGAAATTCTTCGACGAGGCCGCCATTTCGGCCTCGACCGCTTCGGCGGCGGCGAGCGCGTTCGAACCGGGGCGCTGGAACACCGCCATGATGACCGTCGGGTCGCCCGACAGATAGGTGTTGCTGTTATAGTCCGACGCGCCCAGTTCGACGCGCGCGACGTCCGACACGCGGACCTGCCGCCCGTCGGCATCGCTGCGGATGACGATGTTGGCGAAATCCTTGGGATCGGAGAGGCGGCCCTGCGTTTCGACGTTGAGCTGGAAATCGCTGCCGTTGGCGTACGGGGGCTGGCCGAGCGTCCCCGCGGCGACCTGGACATTCTCGCGGCGCAGCGCGGCGACGATCTCGCCCGCCGTCAGGTCCAGCGCGGCGGCGCGGCCGGGGTCGATCCACACGCGCATCGCATAGTCGCGGCTGCCGAACAGGCGCACGTCGCCGACGCCGTCGATACGCGAGAGCCGGTCGCGCAGCTGGGTCAGCGCATAGTTGGAGATATAGGCGCGATCGAGCGACTTGTCGGGCGAAACGAGGTTCACCACCATCAGGAAGTCGGGCGACGTCTTGCGCGTCACGACGCCCAGGCGCTGCACCGTTTCGGGGAGGCGAGGGGTCGCGATCGCGACACGGTTCTGCACCAGCACCTGCGCGGCGTCGAGGTCGGTGCCGATCTTGAAGGTGACGGTGATCGTGACATTGCCGTCACCGGTCGACTGGCTGCTCATATAGAGCATATTGTCGACGCCGTTGATTTCCTGCTCGATCGGCGCCGCCACCGTATCGGCAACGGTTTCGGCCGACGCGCCCGGATAGCTGGCCGACACGGTCACCGTCGGCGGGACGATGTCGGGATATTGCGACACGGGTAGCCCGATATAGGCGACCGCGCCGACGATGGTGATGATGACGGCGAGCACGGCGGCGAAGATCGGCCGGTCGATGAAGAAGCGTGATAGGCGCATGGGAGAGCCCCTGTCTGGAAAATCGAAACGGAGTCGGAACCTCAATCCCTCACGTCATCCCGGCGAAGGCCGGGATCTCGATGTTGAGGATGAACGCACCGTGGAGATCCCGGCCTTCGTCGGGATGACGAATAAGCTATTTCGCGAAGGTCGCCTGCGCCGACACCGGTTCGTTCGGACCTGCCGGCGCCTTGTCCGGCGCATCGGCGGCGATCTTGCCCGCCTTGGTCACCGCCTTGGTGCCGGGACGCGCGAACTGGTAGCCGTTGATGACGACGCGATCGGTCGGCGTCAGGCCCGACCGGATGACGCGCAGGCCATCGACATCGGGACCGATCTCGACCGGCTTCGCGGCAACCATGCCGTCCTGGCCGACGACATAGACGATCTTGCGCGCCTGGTCGGTCTGCACCGCGGCGGCGGGGACGAGCAAGGCGTGCGCCGTCCGACCGGTCGACAGGCGCATGTTGCCGAACATGCCGGGGGTCAGGAACATTTCGGGGTTATCGAAGCGGCCGCGCGCGCGGATCGTGCCCGACCGCGGGTCGAGCCCGTTGTCGGTGAAGTCGAGCTGGCCCTTCCAGCGATAATCGCTTTCGTCCTGCAGCCGGACTTCGACGTCGGCGCCCTTGTCGCCACCCTCGCGCTTGGTCTTGAGGAACAGCGCTTCGGACCCCTGGAAGGTGAAATAAATGGGGTCGAGCGCATTG
This genomic interval from Sphingopyxis chilensis contains the following:
- a CDS encoding efflux RND transporter permease subunit, whose product is MRLSRFFIDRPIFAAVLAVIITIVGAVAYIGLPVSQYPDIVPPTVTVSASYPGASAETVADTVAAPIEQEINGVDNMLYMSSQSTGDGNVTITVTFKIGTDLDAAQVLVQNRVAIATPRLPETVQRLGVVTRKTSPDFLMVVNLVSPDKSLDRAYISNYALTQLRDRLSRIDGVGDVRLFGSRDYAMRVWIDPGRAAALDLTAGEIVAALRRENVQVAAGTLGQPPYANGSDFQLNVETQGRLSDPKDFANIVIRSDADGRQVRVSDVARVELGASDYNSNTYLSGDPTVIMAVFQRPGSNALAAAEAVEAEMAASSKNFPKGLEYRVIYNPTEFIAQSIDAVMDTLLEAVVLVVIVILVFLQKWRAAIIPVLAIPVSLIGTFAVLAAVGYSLNNLSLFGLVLAIGIVVDDAIVVVENVERNLEKGMSALEAARTSMDEVSAALVAIVLVLCAVFVPTLFLTGLSGAFYQQFAVTISTATIISLILSLTLSPALAAILLRGHSAPANEGKGMQMLRRAGDAFNRAFERMSDGYARLTGRLVRAPKKMMVSYAGLIAATAGLFWATPTGFIPAQDQGYFLVVAKLPSGASVERTDAVLQKVARRVLPVDGVLGSVMLAGFDGPSQTLAPNSAAAYFPLKSFEERKKLGVKLDDIINEARKRTADITEAQIVIIPPPLIQGIGSAGGYRMVVQDRGGHGYAALASESNNLIGKANQTFGLANVFTFFDPTNPRVFADIDRAKANALGVPPERVFEALQVYLGSAFVNDFNLLGRTYRVTAQADAPFRQSVADIANLRTRSDSGAMVPIGSVANFEDRTGPYRVTRYNLFPAVEIDGDTAPGASSGAALTTMEKLASESLPAGYGTEWTGIAFQQKAAANTAGIVFALAVLFVFLVLAAQYESLVLPLAIILIVPMCLLAAMIGVNLRGMDNNVLTQIGLVVLIALAAKNAILIVEFAKQAEEQDGLSPIDAAVRAARDRLRPILMTSFAFILGAVPLLIATGAGAELRQALGTAVFFGMLGVTAFGLIFTPTFYVVCRALGDWFAARRKRGAGDHGAALPVPAE